One Rubripirellula amarantea DNA segment encodes these proteins:
- a CDS encoding PP2C family protein-serine/threonine phosphatase, with product MATASPQKIDSHLYLESDMVAPEWLPLTSRIPPIGNLVAFSRRCPGKEEPNDDSAAIFHTADDGIVLAVADGVGGAPLGYKASAIVMQCLSEALAEIETCRELRPAILDGIEKANAEILDMGTGAATTVCVVEIRDRVARGYQVGDSMALIVGQRGLVKWKSTAHSPVGYAIESGMIDEQDAMHHDERHLVSNLVGSRSMHIEIGPAVPLAAKDSIVLASDGLFDNLHLEEVINLSRVGRPLHRMQSLIELADARMNASDSDTKNPGKPDDLAIVMLTP from the coding sequence ATGGCTACCGCTTCTCCGCAAAAAATTGACTCCCACCTCTACCTTGAGAGCGACATGGTGGCTCCCGAGTGGTTGCCGCTTACCTCTAGGATTCCACCGATTGGGAACCTGGTAGCGTTCTCGCGCCGTTGTCCAGGTAAAGAAGAGCCTAACGACGATAGCGCCGCCATTTTTCATACGGCGGATGACGGAATCGTTCTGGCAGTTGCCGATGGCGTGGGGGGAGCACCCTTGGGCTACAAGGCATCTGCGATCGTGATGCAGTGTCTCAGTGAAGCGCTTGCGGAAATTGAGACTTGTCGCGAACTTCGCCCCGCAATTCTAGACGGCATTGAAAAAGCGAACGCCGAGATTCTTGACATGGGGACCGGGGCTGCGACAACCGTGTGCGTCGTCGAAATTCGCGACCGAGTCGCTCGCGGGTACCAAGTTGGCGATTCGATGGCGTTGATTGTTGGTCAACGCGGGTTGGTGAAGTGGAAGTCTACGGCTCATTCGCCGGTCGGTTATGCGATCGAATCGGGCATGATTGATGAACAGGATGCCATGCACCATGACGAACGGCACCTTGTTTCCAACCTCGTCGGATCTCGCAGTATGCACATAGAGATCGGTCCCGCAGTTCCGCTTGCGGCAAAGGATTCCATCGTGCTTGCGAGTGACGGTTTGTTTGACAACTTGCACCTCGAAGAAGTCATCAACCTTTCGCGGGTTGGTCGACCACTGCACCGAATGCAATCGTTGATCGAATTGGCCGATGCTCGCAT
- a CDS encoding serine/threonine-protein kinase, producing MTRNIEPANLRVGSRVGKYRLDRRIGRGGFADVYAATDTLLSIKVALKIPNARWVSPELIDEFRREVKMTMALDHPNIMPIRDASFIDGHLVIVTPLAKRTLDDRMKKRMSFDTAYSLATQLVDAVACAHAAGVIHCDIKPENVLIFDDDQLRLADFGIAKAAQRTISSSGTGTLGFMAPEQAMGKPSMRSDVFSIGLVLYRMFSGKWPEYPFDWPPPGAATLRRRLHPDLIAIIRKSLEVKPRSRYANAEKLAEEWNKSRLKAVRFANRQRRQT from the coding sequence ATGACGCGTAACATTGAACCCGCGAATCTTCGAGTTGGCTCGCGCGTTGGAAAATATAGACTCGATCGACGTATAGGGCGGGGAGGATTTGCGGACGTTTACGCCGCGACGGACACGCTGCTTTCGATAAAAGTGGCGCTGAAGATTCCCAATGCTCGTTGGGTATCGCCGGAATTGATCGACGAGTTTCGCCGCGAGGTCAAAATGACCATGGCGCTTGACCATCCCAATATCATGCCGATCCGAGACGCAAGTTTCATCGACGGGCATCTTGTCATCGTGACTCCGTTAGCGAAGCGGACTCTTGATGACAGGATGAAAAAGCGAATGAGCTTTGATACCGCTTATTCCCTCGCAACGCAGCTTGTCGACGCAGTCGCCTGTGCCCATGCCGCAGGAGTGATCCACTGCGACATCAAGCCAGAGAACGTTCTTATCTTCGATGACGACCAACTTAGGCTTGCCGATTTCGGAATCGCCAAAGCGGCTCAGCGAACGATTAGCAGCAGCGGAACGGGCACTCTTGGCTTCATGGCACCTGAACAGGCCATGGGAAAGCCCTCGATGCGGAGCGACGTTTTTTCCATTGGGCTGGTCTTGTATCGCATGTTTTCGGGGAAATGGCCGGAATACCCCTTTGATTGGCCTCCACCGGGGGCGGCGACGCTTCGCCGGCGCCTTCACCCCGACCTAATCGCAATTATCCGCAAATCCCTCGAAGTCAAACCACGCTCAAGGTACGCCAATGCGGAAAAATTGGCCGAAGAATGGAACAAAAGCCGCCTAAAAGCGGTAAGATTCGCCAACCGACAACGGCGACAAACCTAG
- a CDS encoding outer membrane protein assembly factor BamB family protein, with product MNRVPVLALISLALFSVCHAEPWPQFRGPHGNGIAAHSVLPAKLDQSTVKWETAIPGKGWSSPVVWDKLIWLTTAAEDGTTMSVIAVDRSTGKVVRDILLLENEEPRFCHPTNSYASCTPVVTSDRVYVHFGSYLTACLDSTTGKELWRRTDVECDHFRGPASSPILHDGKLIVAFDGVDQQFVVAFDAETGETVWQTDRQIDYGTDEGDWMKAYGTAHAITINGQPQVISPSASAAIAYEPKSGRPLWSIQYGGMNASARPIYSDGLLFLINGMGNMVAAQPGEDGLFSGDRIAWSAKTAVAKKASPIIHNGILYMNSDDGIISARTAATGEILWRKRVGREFAASPVMAGQYIYFFGGGGDIITIKPGSNEEPIAQTNLGDGFMASPAVVDNEIILRSRTKLYCLTQLD from the coding sequence ATGAATCGTGTCCCAGTTCTCGCTTTGATTTCACTCGCATTGTTTAGCGTTTGCCATGCCGAACCGTGGCCTCAGTTTCGCGGCCCACATGGGAACGGAATCGCCGCCCATTCGGTCTTGCCAGCCAAGCTGGATCAATCGACCGTGAAGTGGGAAACCGCCATTCCCGGGAAAGGCTGGTCGTCGCCCGTCGTTTGGGACAAGCTCATTTGGCTGACCACCGCAGCAGAAGACGGGACCACCATGTCAGTGATCGCGGTCGATCGTTCCACTGGCAAAGTGGTGCGAGATATTTTGCTGCTCGAGAACGAAGAGCCTCGTTTCTGCCATCCGACCAACAGCTATGCCTCCTGTACACCCGTCGTGACAAGCGACCGGGTCTACGTGCATTTTGGCAGCTACCTCACGGCGTGCTTGGACTCGACCACGGGCAAAGAATTATGGCGGCGGACTGACGTCGAGTGCGATCACTTCCGAGGCCCGGCATCATCGCCAATTTTGCACGACGGGAAATTGATCGTCGCGTTTGACGGAGTCGACCAGCAATTCGTGGTTGCCTTTGATGCCGAGACTGGCGAAACAGTGTGGCAAACCGATCGACAAATTGATTACGGAACGGACGAGGGCGATTGGATGAAAGCGTACGGTACCGCCCACGCCATCACGATCAATGGTCAACCGCAAGTTATCTCACCTAGTGCTTCCGCGGCCATCGCCTACGAACCCAAATCGGGTCGTCCGCTGTGGTCCATTCAATACGGTGGAATGAATGCATCGGCGCGGCCCATCTATAGCGACGGCTTACTTTTCTTGATCAATGGCATGGGCAACATGGTCGCAGCCCAACCCGGTGAAGATGGTTTGTTTTCGGGCGATCGGATCGCTTGGTCCGCTAAGACAGCGGTCGCTAAAAAAGCTTCGCCCATCATTCACAACGGCATTCTCTACATGAATAGCGACGACGGTATCATCTCGGCTCGCACCGCAGCGACAGGTGAAATTTTGTGGCGCAAGCGAGTGGGACGCGAATTTGCCGCTTCACCTGTGATGGCTGGCCAATACATCTATTTCTTTGGCGGCGGTGGAGACATCATCACTATAAAGCCGGGTTCCAATGAAGAACCCATCGCTCAAACAAATTTGGGCGATGGGTTTATGGCTTCTCCTGCGGTTGTGGATAATGAAATTATCCTTCGCAGTAGGACGAAACTTTATTGCCTGACTCAGTTGGACTGA
- a CDS encoding family 16 glycoside hydrolase codes for MKFTRWMVSLAFGFGAIGSTLLSPPSHGEEIAGAAATLTDSEKRSGWELLFDGKSTEGWRNYGRDKVSEGWQIVDGALVRNAKGAGDLITDEKYKYFELSLEYKISKGGNSGVMFHVAEGDGPPWHTGPEVQVQDNKDGHDPQLAGWLYQLYKPVPPSWTQETGMVDSTRPAGEWNQLYLRISPGQSEVCMNGVVYYRFNLGGDDWKQRVAKSKFANLPNFGSMGEGHICLQDHGDEVAYRKIKLRRIADDGSVKQPIDGQLDMVKTLAFPKLKWDQWEPFDDGGKTRALRLLELTYPEDGSNRLFVSSQHGGIWSFENKPDVETSTLFLDLRGKVIDWQSPGANEQGLLGLAFHPDYKNNGRFFVYYSHLDDKKSVISEFKVSANDPNVADPDSEKVILEIPQPFKNHNGGSIEFGPDGMLYVGLGDGGSRNDPFGNGQNLKTMLGSILRIDVDHPADGKAYGIPKDNPFVGRDDALGEIFAYGVRNPWRIAFDKETGTLWAGEVGQELWEEVIVVRKGGNYGWSVREGSHPFGNGETVAGTSDPLEPIWEYDHQIGKSITGGRVYRSDRESKLAGKYIYADYVTGTVWALTYDAAAERATSNEQVIAESVPVLSFGQDQNGEVYLLTNSPRGESIYRFESVSPKSDAALSGAAQSN; via the coding sequence ATGAAATTTACTCGTTGGATGGTTTCCCTCGCCTTCGGCTTCGGAGCGATTGGCTCGACCCTCCTTTCACCGCCCTCGCATGGTGAGGAAATAGCGGGCGCCGCCGCCACTTTGACTGACTCTGAAAAACGAAGTGGATGGGAGTTGTTGTTCGATGGCAAATCGACTGAAGGATGGCGAAATTACGGACGCGATAAAGTGTCTGAGGGTTGGCAAATCGTCGACGGTGCGTTGGTCCGTAACGCCAAGGGGGCCGGGGATCTTATCACGGATGAAAAGTACAAGTATTTCGAGCTGTCGCTGGAATACAAAATCAGCAAAGGCGGAAACAGTGGCGTGATGTTCCATGTTGCCGAAGGTGATGGCCCACCTTGGCACACCGGTCCGGAAGTCCAAGTGCAGGACAACAAAGACGGGCACGATCCGCAATTGGCCGGTTGGCTCTATCAGCTCTACAAGCCTGTTCCGCCAAGTTGGACTCAAGAAACCGGAATGGTCGATTCCACTCGTCCCGCCGGTGAATGGAATCAGTTGTATCTGCGCATCTCGCCCGGTCAAAGCGAAGTTTGCATGAACGGTGTCGTCTACTATCGTTTCAATCTAGGAGGCGACGATTGGAAGCAACGCGTAGCCAAGAGCAAGTTTGCCAATCTGCCGAATTTTGGTTCGATGGGTGAAGGGCACATTTGTTTGCAAGACCATGGCGACGAAGTTGCGTACCGAAAGATCAAGCTGCGTCGTATCGCCGACGATGGTTCCGTGAAGCAACCCATTGATGGTCAACTCGACATGGTCAAGACACTGGCCTTTCCAAAATTGAAGTGGGATCAATGGGAACCCTTTGATGATGGCGGTAAGACACGTGCGTTGCGTTTGCTTGAACTGACCTATCCCGAAGACGGTTCGAATCGCTTGTTCGTTTCATCTCAGCACGGCGGGATTTGGTCATTCGAAAACAAGCCAGATGTGGAAACCTCGACGCTATTCTTGGATCTTCGCGGCAAGGTGATCGATTGGCAATCACCGGGGGCCAATGAGCAAGGTTTGCTGGGACTGGCATTTCACCCGGACTACAAAAACAATGGTCGGTTCTTTGTGTATTACTCTCACCTGGACGATAAGAAATCGGTGATTTCCGAGTTCAAGGTTTCTGCTAACGATCCGAATGTCGCGGACCCTGATTCAGAGAAGGTGATTCTTGAGATTCCGCAGCCTTTCAAGAACCATAATGGCGGCAGTATTGAATTCGGTCCCGACGGAATGCTCTATGTGGGGCTTGGCGATGGTGGAAGTCGCAATGATCCGTTCGGTAACGGCCAGAACTTGAAGACGATGCTCGGTTCCATTCTGCGAATCGATGTTGATCATCCTGCCGATGGTAAAGCCTACGGGATTCCTAAGGACAACCCTTTCGTGGGTCGTGATGACGCCTTGGGCGAAATCTTTGCCTATGGAGTTCGTAACCCGTGGCGCATCGCTTTTGACAAAGAGACCGGTACATTGTGGGCCGGCGAAGTAGGTCAAGAACTTTGGGAAGAAGTGATCGTTGTTCGCAAGGGAGGCAACTATGGATGGAGTGTCCGCGAAGGAAGTCATCCGTTTGGCAATGGCGAAACAGTCGCCGGTACCAGCGATCCTCTTGAACCCATTTGGGAATACGATCACCAGATCGGAAAGTCCATCACGGGCGGCCGAGTCTATCGCAGCGATCGTGAATCTAAGCTCGCTGGAAAGTACATCTACGCTGACTATGTCACGGGAACCGTCTGGGCGCTGACCTACGATGCTGCTGCGGAACGTGCTACTTCCAATGAACAGGTGATCGCCGAAAGCGTGCCGGTGTTGTCCTTTGGCCAAGACCAAAACGGCGAAGTTTACTTGCTGACCAACAGCCCCCGTGGCGAGTCAATCTATCGGTTTGAATCGGTATCGCCAAAGTCGGATGCTGCACTGTCCGGCGCTGCTCAGTCCAACTGA
- a CDS encoding TCR/Tet family MFS transporter: protein MPPQDRSPRKAAMAFILLTLFIDILGIGIVIPVLPELVKELVGEDPIGVVDAAAELGPASQSAQESQSFSRAARYVGVIGATYALMQFLFAPILGALSDRFGRRPILLISMFGLGVDFLIQGFAPNIWWLFAGRTLAGIMGASFTTGNAYIADISSDENRARNFGLVGVMFGLGFTVGPAVGGLLGDYSLRLPFFVAAGLALINWMYGFFVLPESLASEHRSDFKLSNANPLQSIGRLSAYPIVAALSVVFVLRSLAQRGLENVWVLYTGFKFDWDASANGWALGLVGVMAIIVQGGLVRPVIRRLGERRTVVMGTIIATIAFAGYGLAPSGWMIPIIIVFGSLGGLAGPAIQSLVTGSVSETEQGKVQGALTSLISLTNVVAPLLFNTLLFSFFVSDKAPFKLPGAPLLAGSLMLSIAIVISIRVFRRFPQKSKSDDPIDEAESVATKASSAELATDS from the coding sequence ATGCCTCCACAAGATCGTTCACCGCGTAAGGCCGCGATGGCGTTTATCTTGCTGACGTTATTCATCGACATCCTCGGCATCGGCATCGTGATTCCCGTCTTGCCTGAATTGGTCAAGGAACTTGTTGGCGAGGATCCAATCGGTGTCGTCGACGCTGCTGCGGAACTTGGGCCGGCAAGTCAGTCCGCCCAAGAGAGCCAATCGTTTTCGCGGGCGGCTCGTTACGTTGGCGTGATTGGGGCTACGTACGCACTGATGCAGTTTCTGTTTGCGCCCATTCTTGGTGCGTTGTCCGACCGTTTCGGACGTCGTCCAATTCTGTTGATTTCAATGTTTGGTTTGGGCGTGGACTTTTTGATCCAGGGCTTTGCTCCCAACATATGGTGGCTCTTTGCGGGCCGAACGCTTGCGGGAATTATGGGAGCCAGCTTCACGACCGGCAATGCATACATCGCCGATATTTCGAGCGACGAGAATCGTGCACGGAATTTTGGGTTAGTTGGCGTGATGTTTGGACTCGGGTTCACAGTCGGTCCAGCCGTTGGCGGATTGCTTGGCGACTACAGCCTACGATTGCCGTTCTTTGTCGCCGCCGGTCTGGCACTCATCAATTGGATGTATGGCTTCTTCGTGTTACCCGAATCGCTTGCCAGCGAACATCGAAGCGACTTTAAACTTTCCAACGCTAATCCGCTTCAATCTATCGGCCGTCTTAGTGCGTATCCAATCGTGGCCGCTTTGTCCGTTGTTTTCGTTCTTCGTTCACTCGCCCAGCGGGGCTTAGAAAACGTCTGGGTTCTCTATACTGGTTTTAAGTTTGACTGGGACGCAAGCGCCAACGGATGGGCATTGGGGCTTGTGGGCGTCATGGCAATCATCGTGCAGGGCGGTTTGGTACGTCCCGTGATAAGACGACTAGGTGAACGTCGAACAGTCGTGATGGGTACGATCATCGCGACGATCGCGTTTGCCGGATATGGTCTAGCACCAAGTGGCTGGATGATTCCCATCATCATCGTATTTGGATCACTTGGCGGACTTGCCGGTCCCGCGATACAAAGCTTGGTGACCGGTTCGGTGAGTGAAACCGAGCAGGGGAAAGTGCAAGGTGCACTCACTTCGTTAATCAGCCTGACCAACGTTGTTGCGCCGCTCTTATTCAACACGCTTCTGTTTAGTTTTTTCGTGAGCGACAAAGCGCCGTTCAAACTACCCGGGGCACCATTGTTAGCCGGATCACTGATGCTCTCGATTGCCATCGTGATTTCGATTCGTGTCTTTCGTCGATTCCCTCAAAAAAGTAAATCCGACGACCCGATCGACGAGGCCGAATCGGTCGCTACGAAAGCTTCCTCGGCTGAATTGGCAACTGATTCCTAG
- a CDS encoding coiled-coil domain-containing protein has translation MRKSGSTAFTPTDANGINSMWWLREQSQPTHLVPAGLPRREAAYVPAPTVSRELTNSSQVRSHQTPRQILGPNVAYGHPPAPLVKRPPLQDNLTADQHAANRLLLEVQCGHEPEIERLRCDVESLEKTVRSQTTEHANAVEQIRKLEQERDQLVGEVSDLKSRSLAERATFEGQLVDKQRQLASLTDAFAKLEQEHSEQTTLAAKFRHRNAELSVHQAAMVRQQQVLTRQLDKRHSQWMDEVAQKDSLQSSLEYAEQLAATWQTHAYHVRNLAEQRSSEIDRIKCELSDCRADLIASESSREQLERANATQADEIAHLRSLQQKLDDANQRVEVWQTETQRSNNEKRAIAEQLSRLTLVSQEQLDEIARVRGQLGKHQQAATKQLKAFATKSRINELRTDRLKSEIEVLKDQNANLSFQVRQQRTLRVAEASQSQRSQHADVLELSKLKSQFKTKELELASAWESCQECMDRLHIQEEAIAKAKQNETRMLDIHWSQCVSMQTKIDALMIDVESERESLRLLQEQRATDIDAHATELQSLHQQLSELESLNQQASSDYDSLKTERDQLAAELQQHHMTCEQERANAEELRMQSAKLRAQLSGGRARGKLLIEQYEAKLSKKRNVIGELESRIVSLQAQLIYTQSTASHRREAA, from the coding sequence ATGAGGAAAAGCGGATCGACCGCTTTCACCCCGACCGACGCAAACGGAATCAACAGCATGTGGTGGTTGCGAGAACAATCACAGCCGACCCACCTCGTTCCCGCGGGGCTACCCAGACGGGAAGCTGCCTATGTCCCCGCGCCAACGGTGTCACGCGAACTGACCAATTCAAGTCAGGTGCGTTCACACCAAACGCCCAGACAAATTCTCGGCCCGAACGTAGCTTATGGGCATCCGCCCGCTCCTTTGGTGAAGCGTCCGCCGCTTCAGGACAACCTGACGGCTGACCAGCATGCGGCCAATCGTCTGCTGCTTGAAGTTCAGTGCGGTCACGAACCCGAAATTGAGCGTTTGCGTTGCGACGTTGAATCTTTAGAGAAGACAGTCCGCTCGCAAACAACCGAACATGCCAACGCTGTCGAACAGATTCGCAAACTCGAGCAGGAAAGAGATCAACTTGTTGGCGAAGTTAGTGATCTCAAAAGCCGCTCCCTTGCTGAACGGGCGACCTTTGAAGGACAACTGGTAGATAAGCAGCGGCAACTTGCTAGCCTTACGGATGCGTTTGCAAAACTGGAACAGGAACATTCGGAGCAAACCACTTTGGCAGCCAAATTCCGACACCGAAACGCGGAATTGTCGGTTCACCAAGCAGCCATGGTGCGGCAGCAACAAGTGTTAACGCGTCAGCTCGACAAACGACATTCGCAATGGATGGACGAAGTCGCCCAAAAGGATTCGCTTCAGTCATCTCTTGAGTATGCCGAGCAACTCGCCGCGACATGGCAAACGCACGCCTATCACGTTCGCAACCTTGCTGAGCAACGATCGTCCGAGATAGATCGTATCAAGTGCGAGCTTTCCGATTGCAGAGCCGACCTGATCGCTTCAGAAAGCTCGCGTGAGCAGCTTGAGCGAGCCAATGCCACTCAAGCCGACGAGATTGCTCATCTGCGGTCATTGCAGCAAAAATTGGACGATGCCAATCAACGAGTCGAAGTCTGGCAAACCGAGACCCAGCGAAGCAACAACGAAAAGCGGGCGATTGCCGAACAGCTTTCACGCTTGACGCTCGTATCGCAAGAACAGCTCGACGAAATCGCCAGGGTTCGAGGGCAATTAGGCAAGCACCAACAAGCCGCGACTAAGCAACTCAAAGCCTTCGCAACAAAATCTCGCATCAACGAACTACGAACGGATCGCCTAAAATCCGAGATCGAAGTCCTGAAAGACCAAAATGCGAACCTGTCCTTTCAAGTTCGCCAACAGCGGACACTTCGCGTAGCCGAAGCATCCCAATCACAACGATCACAACATGCCGACGTCCTAGAACTCAGCAAGTTGAAGTCGCAATTCAAGACCAAAGAGCTAGAGCTTGCTTCGGCTTGGGAATCTTGCCAGGAATGCATGGATCGCTTGCACATCCAGGAAGAGGCGATTGCGAAAGCCAAGCAAAACGAGACCCGAATGTTGGACATTCATTGGTCACAATGCGTGTCCATGCAAACCAAGATTGATGCGTTGATGATTGATGTCGAAAGTGAACGTGAATCGCTACGTCTGCTTCAAGAGCAACGGGCGACTGACATCGACGCTCACGCGACTGAACTGCAAAGTCTTCACCAGCAACTTTCAGAACTCGAGTCTCTGAACCAGCAAGCCAGCTCAGATTACGACAGCCTTAAAACTGAGCGTGACCAACTTGCCGCAGAACTGCAGCAACACCACATGACTTGTGAGCAAGAACGGGCGAACGCCGAAGAGCTGCGTATGCAATCGGCGAAACTGCGGGCCCAGCTTAGTGGTGGTCGAGCCCGAGGCAAGCTGCTTATCGAACAATACGAGGCGAAGCTAAGCAAAAAACGCAACGTGATCGGCGAGTTAGAATCTCGAATCGTGTCACTGCAAGCTCAGTTGATCTACACCCAAAGCACTGCATCGCATCGCCGCGAAGCGGCCTAA
- a CDS encoding histidinol-phosphatase, which yields MSGRILFESHSHTPLCNHAEGTPSDYAAVAWARGLRGLIVTCHNPMPNGFSAHVRMREDQFEEYVDLVATVRDEWSDRVDVRLGLEADYFEGYESYLENQLASQDFHFVLGSVHPQIAEFRATYWQDDAIEVQRTYFRLLAKAAETGLFDSLAHPDLIKNFTSQDWRPDVIMSDICRALDRIAKTGVAMELNTSGLRKTISEMNPFPQMLREMQKRGIPVTLGADAHTPSRVADDYETALDLLADCGFETVNFFLNRNRTEVAIEDAKNSLRPATMSALQR from the coding sequence TTGAGCGGACGAATTCTATTTGAATCGCACAGCCATACCCCACTATGCAATCATGCCGAAGGTACGCCGTCTGACTACGCCGCGGTTGCCTGGGCGCGAGGCCTGCGAGGTCTCATTGTCACTTGCCACAATCCTATGCCCAACGGTTTTTCGGCCCACGTCAGGATGCGGGAAGATCAGTTTGAAGAGTACGTTGATCTCGTTGCAACCGTTCGCGATGAATGGTCCGACCGAGTTGATGTACGGTTAGGTCTTGAAGCGGACTACTTTGAGGGCTACGAGAGTTACCTTGAAAATCAACTGGCGTCTCAAGACTTTCATTTCGTACTCGGTTCCGTCCACCCGCAGATCGCCGAATTTCGGGCGACCTATTGGCAAGACGATGCCATAGAAGTTCAGCGCACGTATTTCCGCCTGCTCGCCAAAGCCGCAGAAACCGGCTTGTTCGATTCACTCGCCCATCCGGACTTGATCAAGAACTTTACATCTCAAGACTGGCGACCAGACGTGATCATGAGCGACATTTGCAGGGCTCTTGATCGAATTGCGAAGACGGGTGTTGCGATGGAACTGAACACTTCTGGTCTTAGAAAAACGATCTCGGAAATGAATCCGTTTCCGCAGATGCTTCGCGAAATGCAGAAGAGAGGCATTCCGGTCACACTCGGGGCCGATGCCCATACCCCTTCACGCGTTGCCGACGACTATGAGACGGCTTTAGATTTGCTCGCCGACTGCGGCTTCGAGACCGTTAATTTCTTTCTGAATCGAAATCGCACCGAAGTGGCGATCGAGGATGCGAAGAACAGCCTGCGGCCCGCAACCATGAGCGCATTGCAGCGATAG
- a CDS encoding alpha/beta fold hydrolase, which yields MAIVSVEANAQQKMTVVIVHGAWGGVHHWKSVADSLTHDHAMDVHRVSLTGLGERSHLASPDVGLKTHIQDVVNAIEFDDLTSVVLIGHSYGGVVVSGVVDAIPERLSRVLYLDAHLLEDGESYLTRHPDQKQKLTDRAEKDGHGWLIPVDWVNPMRDTPHPLATLVEPLELHNPERLNVPSSYWLFADGGKPELDERYFYYQRAEQRGWPVRSLSWDHNPQRSRPGDVVAALVKALNDPQ from the coding sequence TTGGCAATAGTTTCGGTCGAGGCAAACGCTCAACAAAAGATGACGGTCGTGATCGTGCACGGCGCCTGGGGTGGGGTTCATCACTGGAAGTCGGTGGCCGATTCGCTGACTCACGATCATGCAATGGATGTGCATCGGGTTTCCCTGACTGGCCTTGGTGAACGTTCGCACCTTGCGTCGCCTGACGTTGGCCTGAAAACGCACATTCAAGACGTGGTGAATGCAATCGAATTTGACGATCTCACCTCCGTTGTCTTGATCGGTCATAGTTACGGTGGTGTTGTCGTGTCAGGAGTGGTCGATGCTATTCCCGAGCGACTTTCGCGTGTCCTCTATCTTGACGCTCATCTGCTTGAGGACGGAGAGTCGTACCTAACACGCCATCCCGATCAAAAGCAGAAGTTGACCGATCGAGCTGAAAAAGATGGTCACGGTTGGTTGATCCCTGTCGATTGGGTGAACCCGATGCGAGATACGCCACACCCGCTGGCAACATTGGTAGAGCCACTGGAATTGCACAATCCTGAAAGATTGAATGTTCCGTCTAGTTATTGGCTGTTTGCTGATGGAGGCAAGCCGGAGCTTGATGAGCGATACTTCTACTACCAGCGGGCCGAACAGAGAGGATGGCCGGTACGGTCTCTTTCATGGGACCATAATCCACAACGCAGTCGACCCGGTGATGTGGTTGCGGCTCTGGTCAAAGCATTGAATGATCCGCAGTAA